One Asterias rubens chromosome 8, eAstRub1.3, whole genome shotgun sequence genomic window, AAGTTCACAATAAGTAAAAAAGATTATTGACAATCACaatgggccaatttcatagagcttcctaagcagaaaatattgcttatcaATTTTatacttagcagaaatgagcaggataccagtcacagatggtgcATGCATAGAGCAAGGTGCATGTGTCATAGTATTATGGCTTGTATCCCTACTCttgtaagcatagttttgttgtgcttattatCTACcgtgtgtgcttaagcagctcttatGAAATATGGCCCTGGTTGTGAACTAGTGAAACATCTTAGAATACAAACATATTCGCTGAAACAATGAGGTTACTGTGGCCTTTTCACAAACCCTCCATTATTTCATTAAGACTCCTCTCGGGACCCCCAAATTCTAGAGAAGATGTCTTAACCACTACTAGACAACCGAGCATGCCTGCTGTCCAGAGGCCagttacatgctgaaaattgtgcatcgttttccatttttttctcctgactcctTCAACTGTctcgcttaaagacactggacgctactggtaattgtcaaagaccagcttctcacttggtgtatctcaacatatgcataacataacaaacctgtgaaaatttgaactcgattggtcatcgaatttgccaTATAATAATgccataaagaaaaaaaacgaaaaaaaaacgtgtcacacgaagttgtgtgctttcagatgcttgatttcgagacctcaaaatctaaacccaaggtctcaaaatcaaattcctggaaaattacttcattctcaaaaactatgtcacttcagagggagccaattttcacaatattttatactatcaaacctctccccataacttgttaccgaataaggttttatggtaataattatttttagtattacCACTAGCGTCTATTATCTTTAagacaaaatgttcacaggtttattatttcatgcggTTGACCacataaaacatgaacactgtctgagACTATTTTTGGCAGCTATACAAGTCCTGTATAACACCTTTCAGGGCCAACCCTGcaaaaactacaacaacatTTGATGAATGCCAGTAAGTTTGTGAGTTAAACAACCACCGGGTAcatcttaaaagaaaaaattaatcaACAAATCCTTTCTAAGTTGACGAAACACTCAACTCacattttcatgtacttaattaaGGACAGTGTTAATTTTCATCGTAGGCCCCATTTCACAAAGCTGccaaacagaaaaaaattcGAGTGGGGCACCAATCGTAGCAATGTAAACTTTACGGAATCTGAGCTGATTACCagttttttttgctgagcatattttggtgcttacaggcttaatgaaattgggccatgtacaCCACTCTCGCGGAGTTCAGGTTTTGCTTAATCAAATTTCGAGCCAAGCTATGATAGTTTGAAtgtttcccctgtggtttattacttgttactgAGAATGAGCAATAACTCAAACATGCGATATTGGCAGTGATATCCGATATACGATAGTGAGGGCATACACACTGTATCTGGACAGCATATTGTGAACATACCCGAAGCTGATATCCTATCTAAGACTACCCCATAGATAAAGAGGCATCATGATCTTTCCTGAACAATCATCCCAGGGGATTAAAGACAAGATGCATGGGCTCAATTTTCACATCTTGCATTGTCTTGATACAAAAAGAGACTTCCTCATCTCTGCAGATACTGGCATCATATTTCCAAGGCTCACCCTTGACACTAGCCTGGTGTACATACACATTGGATAGTAAACACCACCTCTCAATTTGCCCTGTAagccacttaaagacactggacactattggtaattgtcaaagacgagtcttctcacttggtgtatcccaacagaatcataaagtaacaaacctgtgaaaatttgcgctcaatcggtcgtcgaagttgcgagataaccatgaaagaaaaacacccttgttacacgaagttgtgtgttttcagatgcttgatttcgagccctcaaattctaaatctgaggtctcaaaattaaattcgtaaaaaattacctctttctcaaaaagtatgtcagagggagccgtttctcacaatgttttatactatcaatctctccccattactcgtcaccaagtaaggttttatgctaacaattatttttggtaattacaaatagtgtccactgcctttaaaaactgaGCAGCCTACTCGTTTAAAATGCTCATATTTCTTCCatccatgcaatgcctcaaatcccataaaaaTAAATAGGTAAAAATGTCTTTCAAAACCCACCTGTCTTCTTCGGGGTAGTATCTTTCCAGTGTGTTTAGGTTAGATTGTCCGTCATAGCCACCCATAGCATACAACCTGCCACCTAAGGCTGCCACGCCCACCCCTCCTCTCCTGGAATGCATGCTATCTACTGGAATCCACTATTGGGTAAAAGAGAGAACAAGTATTTGTATCAAGTAAGTATGTTACCAATCAGTAATGAATACTTGTTCATAATTCCTTTAGTCTCTCACCCAATGCTagtattaaaggaacgttacagaattggtaagaaacaaaaatcgtgaagatgacagatttacataaaacttaacacggtctaatgatgatgctAGTAGAAaccatcccttgaaatatttctgtcttgATTCCTTGATGAGGAATACATAATCTagttttgcgtttggagttgatcgctcagtgagcgttttattcatttttgttttagcatgaatgctatgcaaaatttgtaatcggtttttctctcgtgacccagatggccgatcgatctagaacttctacaggtttgtcagtttatgtatatgatggattacataaagtgcttacactgacaACAACtcttttgttagcaaaaaccaattctgtaatgttcctttaaagggaaggtatacatgtatgtttggtaatcactcttataattaatggcaataaaagctattggttagaagcctacagcagctatCGGTAACATACAGcaactgagaaacatttcacttcaaggGATTGTGGTCAtgtaaaaatagtttttaatgccccaaaatttgaatctgagcagCTTGACTGTCTGTCTGTCaataacatttctcagattgtgtattcaaattagGATTATTTTTCAAgcgtggacataatcgctcaGAATTGTCGACGATATCTCGACatcatttgaaaataaattttcacaggttagttttattgtacatagCTACATTTTATGGGAATAAACCAATCAAATGGTTTtataaaaccaaagatatactTTCCCTTGAAACATTAATCAAAGTGTAACTAGTGTATAGGAGggtctataaaattgggcccaagcaGCTTTTAAAGCATtagcacaacatcggtaaacagttttgtccaaggcccacactttgtgtatcacaacttatatataaaataacaaacatgtgaaaatttagactcaataggtcatcggagttgggagaaaataacgggaaaacccacccttgtttcagcacgtttccctgtgtcatgacaagtgtttaaaataaatctgtttttctcaaaatcgagaattgatatgtttgaatgttttctcaaaaagtgaagcatatcatggaataatatttcaagagaagtctttcatcattacctcctgtaaaccctgtaagttatttttaaatctgtgaacttttaacttttgttctgtttagaaagtgtccaatggctttaagttgttATTGTCAGAATCACCACAATCGTAATACAGATTATATCAATGTCGTTACTGTTACCACCAACCCAAGTTGCTGAGTTTCAATTCTCACTCGGTGACCTACCTGGTTTAACCTTGGGTCGTACTTCTCTGTGCTCTTGAGATACGACGTCCCATCACTACCTCCTACTGCGTACAAGTAGTTCCCCATGGCTGCCACGCCTATATGCCGCCTCTTGGTGTCAAGACTACCAACTCTCCCTGGAGGATGGAATGAAAAGTTGACGTCTTTTACAATAGAGCTCACATGAATGCAAtaattaaccctcctactcttggtaCCATTTTCCATTGACTTGATTAAGCATTTGACACTATTTTGGCACTAACTCACCATGTACATGTTCCCATGTTTGTATTGTGTAAATATCGCACACTGATTTattttatctatcattcaaaacaacagtggatgatattaaatggtcaatcagaaggagggttgactgtgtacagtGCAGATGCGTTTACCACATCATTTCATTTTGTAGGCTAGCATAGTtgatctatcattcaaaaccacagtggatgatattgaaatgtcagacagtaggagggttgactgtgtactgtgcagATGCATTCACAACATGACATCATATTATTGCAAGCAGAAATAGTTTATATATCTTTCACAACACAGTGGTTAACAATGAATGGTCAAAAAGAAAGAGGGttaattttgggagtcaaatgaACACAAAGGAaatgactcccaaaatggcgaaACTGGTTGACGTGCATTCTGTAGTGGTTTGGTCCGCATTGTGCAAGGGCTCAACACACAACAGTATATTTATAAAGTTTATTCAGTATAAGACAATGTGTATTAAGCCCCGACCCATGATGAGCTGACAATCACAGACGGGGTATTGCAACTTAAAGCCGGCTATGTTCAAACTAACATCAACAACATTAGAAATAGCACTCAGAGAATGCTGTGTGTGTTCATTGTGCAAACCCACTTGGTGGCAATTTGTGCTCGCTGCCATCACAGCTGTATGGCACATGACAGCTTTCTAATTAATTTGACTTCCTTAAATATCGCTATACAGGCATGTCACATGTTATTTCATCTTTTGAAGGGGGCAAggcctttttcattttgcaaaaggcacttccgttgtaaaatcttaaagtctacgGGACATTTTTTGtacgggcaccaaggccaaaacaatGGCTTCTGTGGTGTTCTGTTTCTAAAACGGCTGTTCACCCATAAGGTGGGCAAATTTTTAAAATCCCTGTTAATTTCATCTACCGACTACTCACACCAGCGATTTGTTCTAGGGTCGTACGTCTCCACCGAGTCCAGCACGGTGGAGCTGTCGTATCCCCCTACGGCATAGAGCTGTCTGTCGAGTGCTATGACTGAATGATAACGTCGGACATGAAGCATGGAGGCCACACGATGCCAGCGCCGTGTGGACGGATCTAAACACTCTACCGTGTTCATGTATTGACTGCCGTCGTAGCCACCTAGGGAGAGGGGAAAATAGGGCAGGGGGTAAGAGGAGGTGGGAAAGCATTAATGAAAAAACATGTAAGGAACAGTAAATggtgtttaaaacaaagtagAGCAAAGGTCTGGACATGACTAGAATAATCATGAAGAggatgattttttaaaataatacccTGATTCGGAAATGACGGCAAGTGGCATCCCTGATGTAAATAGGTTAAAGTTTCACGGCCCCATTTtctggaaagtttttttttttcttcttttaaagtttttgtcaTAACTGATTTTGACAGAATTTCTCTGAATTGAAAATGATGGCAAGTTGAATCCCTGATGTAACTGGGTTAAAGAGTTAAAGTTGCACGGCCCTATTTTTTccagaaagatttttttttcttttaatgttttttcttaatGGATTTTGACAGATAATGCGTTTTTTTCAAAACGAACAACATACagaatgttttgcatttatgcaaatgcacaaaataaatgtaacatacaaAATAGTTTGTACATGGCTGTTGGACGTGAGATAGTTTTCCGATCCCGACTGTTTCTGATCctgaaaacaataatttgacTGTTTTACTTGTCTGCCTGCTTATCACTAGTCCATGTTTCAAATGAAATTGGGTTGTTTTTCAATACAGAACAAGTCAGCCAGACCACTTAGTCGGGTCTCAACTATCTTTTGTCGGCCTTGAAAATCGCTCTTtaaggggcacagtaattttccCCTGGAAAGGGCCACTTCTACGAGGAGGCCTGTTGCTTGGTTATtcaaagggcaatggcaccagGGAATTTTGTCCTCggcaaagggcacctctatgaagCAATGTAAATTAACATGAGAACATttcaagaggcaccaaggcaatgaccagggtcaACGGAAGCGATTGTTGCCTCTTTGAAGTATGAGGATGTAAATTTATactgaaactttgcaaagggcaccaaggcaaaagcTGGAGGCACCGTGGCGAttagcttttttgagatatcatggctactataggagtgcactgtgtggtttgggtGAATACCAACAGATTTACCAAAACCTTACAGTGTTATTGTAATGTGTCcactatatctcaagaaatacttgactgttttatttcacttgACATTGGAGCATGTTGAGTTTGGACTTCTTTGTCGTATCTTCTgtaggcgctttgtaaccttaggGAAAAGGCGCCTCATATAATGCTGATGTATGtatgtatctcaaaatggcttattgctgtgggtgccgtgggttgtTTTGAGGTCTTTATTTGGCCAACGGTCCCACCATCAAGGGGGACGATGCAAGAATTGTAGATCAATCACACGTACCCACTGAATACAGTTTGCCTTCCAGTACGGCCACGCCTACCCCACTCCTAGGTGAATTCATACTGGCCTCGATGCTGACTCTACCATTGCTCAGGTTGTAACGTTCAACGCTACTCAAGGAATGGCCGGTGCTGTCCATCCCTCCTACACAATAAATAGAGCCTGGTGGAACAATGGACACAAAAGATAACATTAGTTTAGTAattttacaggcagtggacactattggtaattgtccaagactagccttcacagttggtgtatctcaacaaatgcataaaataacaaacctgtgaaaatgtgagctcaatcgatcatcgaagttgcgagataatattgaaagaaaaataacacttgtcaaacgaagttgtgtgcgtttagatggttgatttcgagacctcaagttctaaatctgaggtctcgaaatcaaaattcgtggaaaattagttttttctcgaaaaatatggcacttcagagggagccgtttctcacaatgttttaaaccaccaacctctccccattactcgccaccaaggaaggttttatggcaatcattattttgagtaattaccaatagtgtccactgcctttaagttcgtTGCTCGAGTATGGTGCTCTTAAACGTTAGgacatgacacgccacaaatagGATTTTGGAGAATAGCAAATTGGAAACTGAGTAACGGGACGATGGTGTTATGATTCAACTCTTAAGGgggtattttaaaaatgtattaataaatacctcagacagtttcgctgttTCTATatgtggagagcgcgtcacgtgtggGTGTtaaaacggttgataatgaccagctggagctgtttataaccggttgtttttggATACGTTTAGATGCATATTATGCACACAAATGCATCCGAAATCTGTCTCAGTCATGAAAATGCAACaaacgtacagagctcaagggagcagaaaacggataagttttccaaggttttacagagtttcatactttattacgccttttaaccaaaaaggcatttatgaatgggaaaaaTTTCCTCAATTCTTatccttaaaataaaaaaaaagatcagTTGTTCCATAACTCCATCATCGACTTTTATTTAATCAAGTTTTTACTTAACATTTTATTCATCATagcaacaagtttgtttttcaagatgAATAATTTTTTCAGCTGTTTACATACATTCTAATGCATCTGTTCTCTTTTACACATTTTCTCCACTTTCATCCTGATCCTAAAATCACAATTTAAAATTACCTTTCCTGTCCAAGaatatttttggtcaaaaataaaaGAGGAACTTATTTTTGGAGGCTGCATATCCGGTCAGATCATGCATGAGTAATTGCAGCCGGTAAATGATACTACAAACAACCATGGCAACGATTACGATCTAAATGAACTGCAGGCCGTACAATCTTTATACTCTAACGAGTTCCTAACCCAACATAATCCTAAAGACAAACAGGAATTATTTGCCAATATATGACGTATATGCAGGAGAAACATAATCCTCATATATGGCTTATGGAAGTCTCAAGAGACTGTCCTTTTAGTTattttgactgattatgaaagACTACTGAAACGATATCCAAACAAATTGTGCATCTAAAGAAAGTATTATGAAAAGCTTGGGATGTCGATAACAAAAGCAGAAAAGTCTCAAACTCAGGATAAAAATCATCTGAACTCCAAGGGTGTTACAGCGTGTGTAATAGGCGAGCAATCTAGTGCACCAGACTAAAGTTATAGTGTTGTCATGAGTGTGGGTTCAGGTccggagcccaatttcatgctctgcttaccgccaaatatCTGCGATCACctttctccgcttactgtgtgCAAGCGGCgatttttctgtgctagctttgtaagcgaagaatgttTAGTGACGTGGAGTAAGCATGCGAACAAGcaaacattccctgctaagccaTGAAATCGTTTGATGTTAAGcctaattccctgcttccgtaagcccCGATGCTTTGTTTACGGTATAAGAAGAGTCATAATATTGGgccccgggcccaatttcacagagctgcttaaaagcacaaaattctgcttaaaggcagtggacactattggtatatactcaaaataatgattagtataaaaccttagttggtgaagagtaatggggagaggttgatggttttcgagaaagaagtaattttccatgaatttgatttcaagacctcagatttagaatttgaggtttcaaaatcatccatctacatgtacatttaaacgtacacaactttgtgtgacaagggtgttttttctttcattattatctcgcaacttcgacaatgaattgagctcaaattttcacaagtttgttactctatgcatatgttgagatacaccaagtgagaagactggtctttgacaattaccaatagtgtccagtgtctttaagcaaattAATCCATGCATAGTAAAATCAGAGTACCGgttaagactccactcaatttctatgctaagtaaacagcgactaaataccagtcacaagcactGTGCAcgtgtatatggcatgaaatttttgccagtaacatgtgtaaaataagcaagctattttcgtgctcaCAAATTTTTATGCTGATCAAGACACTTAATAACCACAAATGCTTCTCCCTTTTGATGAGATTGTAGGCCAGTGTGTTTTGTAATGCACCGTATGCCCAGGTGTTTCTGTCATGGTTGGCTGCAGACTGAGCCAGATCTAACGAGGTGCTAAACATATATACAAATGGGGTCTCATCCTACAGCTGATTGGCAACAGCTGAAACACATGTGTTCAAGTTCACACTACTGCTTCTTAACCAACTCCCAAAGCCCCATCCTTTAAAAGCTTTTCACTTTTACATTTGTATCAAGTCCAAATATTGACAAATCACCTCACAGGCTATACCCTCTCAAGGCCTCGCCACATCTTAACTCACCCACAGTGGAACGACGAGGTTTGATCCTCTCCTGCTGCATCCGGGTCCTCCGATCAGGCAACATGTGGTAATTCTTGGCCTCATCCAGAAGATCCCTACACTtaatgtcttgcttaatgagGTCTTCAGCCTCTACAATGTCCACTAGGAATCGCGGGGAGAGTAACGGCATTCGTATCGCCTGCAGCAACTCGGCGATATCGTTCTTGCGTTCCTCTTTGTCGTGGTACACCCATCTCATGATGGCGTTGTAGACTTCTTCCTCGCTGCTGACGTTGAGATCTTCGCACTGGAGGAGCTCGGCCAGCTGGGGTTTGGGGAGctggaggaattcctcctcgtTGGCGACCTCGGTGAAGTGCCGCTCGGCGAACTTCCCCGATGCTTCGACGAGGTCGGTGCAAGTATGGGCATCGGCAAA contains:
- the LOC117293944 gene encoding kelch-like protein diablo, encoding MMDFDELDTSCNADFIVHRAHEHYSTQALRLMQELRQAHKLCDIRLQVGGQVIVGHRVVLAAFSRYFYAMFTGDMLEASQSEVVMKQVDARSVEMLVEYAYTGILEIHIDTVQSLLDTAAMLQLTDVQTACSEFLKRQLHPANCLGIRNFADAHTCTDLVEASGKFAERHFTEVANEEEFLQLPKPQLAELLQCEDLNVSSEEEVYNAIMRWVYHDKEERKNDIAELLQAIRMPLLSPRFLVDIVEAEDLIKQDIKCRDLLDEAKNYHMLPDRRTRMQQERIKPRRSTVGSIYCVGGMDSTGHSLSSVERYNLSNGRVSIEASMNSPRSGVGVAVLEGKLYSVGGYDGSQYMNTVECLDPSTRRWHRVASMLHVRRYHSVIALDRQLYAVGGYDSSTVLDSVETYDPRTNRWWRVGSLDTKRRHIGVAAMGNYLYAVGGSDGTSYLKSTEKYDPRLNQWIPVDSMHSRRGGVGVAALGGRLYAMGGYDGQSNLNTLERYYPEEDRWTFLAPMAQCRSGHGCVVVGDLMYAIGGHDGVQYLNTVEVFDTQLGEWHSQGPMGTCRAVAGVAVLNNIPCTNV